Genomic DNA from uncultured Desulfuromusa sp.:
TTTATGTCTGGTCTGTCATAATGATCCCAAGGATCCTATTTATCAGAAAGAACTGGATTATAATGTTTTGGACAATTGTCTTAAGCGTTCTACTTCTGTTATGCAGTGAAACCTCTGGTACTGCAGAGGCTTCAAGGATGATACAGCTTGAGGGCGTTCATGCTGAGTTGGCTTGTCGTGATTGTCATGGTAGTGATCCTGCTTTGACTCCGCGACCATCTTCACTTGCCGTGCGTGCAAACGGTTGTACCGGATGCCATCAAGGTTATGATCAGATCTTTGACCAGGCTATGACGACGCGAACGGCGGAGAAGAAATTTGTTGAGCACACCTTCGCGGGAGTTGACCCGGATTTTTATGTCAACAACTGCAGCAGCTGTCATGTCTCTGATTGTCTTGACTGTCATGGCGGGGGCGGACACGGAATTGTGAGTGCGACGCAGGAAGAATGCCTCGCCTGTCACACCGGATATTTTGTGGGACGTGAATATCTGGGCTGGGCTCCACGTGAAGACCACCCTCGTTATCAGCGCGGCCCTGTCCATCTGGGAGAGCGCGCGCTGAAAATGCGACCGGACATCCACGCTGAACTGGGCATGGAATGTAAAGACTGTCATTCGATGAAAAGTCTGATTGCCGGGCAGAAAGCGGCGCAAACCTGCGAGGAATGTCATCAACCTGATCCCGGTGTCATCGAGCACAGCATTGCGGCGCATATGGATAAGTTGGAATGTTATGCCTGTCATTCGTCCTGGGCACCGCAGGAGTATGGAAATTACTATTTACGTTTTGGAAAAAGCAATCGGGAAGCGGAAAAAGCCTTTAAGACACCACGCCTTAAAGGTGAATATCTGGTCAGAACTTATCTGCGGAAACAGGATGCGCCCCCTTTGGGACTGAATGAGCGGCAACGTTATAGCCCGATACGTCCGGAATTTATAACCTATTATTCTGATCTACGCGGAGGTGAATACCCATTGGTGGAAAATCAACTGCTGGGAGCAGAGTGGAAACCTTTTTTCCCTCATACGATACGCACCGGAACCGTCATGTGTGATCATTGTCATGATGATCGTCGCCGTTACCTGCTTGAAAATGAAGAAGATCGACTCTATAGAATTGATCTGGATGGTTTGGGGCTGGTGTCGTTCTGGAATCAGCAGGGACAAACGATTCGTGATGGTTCTTTTGTCAGCTCACAGCAATTCTTGCGCATCAACAAAAAAGATTCAGCTTATACGAAAGCTTATGTAAAAAGATGGAAAAAACTGCTTGGCCAAGACGAAAAGTCCTTAAAGGAATAGCTTTAATCGGTGTTTTTGGTGGACTGGCATGGCGTTTTCTGGTGCCTTCGAAAAAAGCCCCTAAAAAAGCCCTTTTTGAGATTGATAAAAAGGATATCCCCCTACGTGGCGCACTGGT
This window encodes:
- the extO gene encoding selenite/tellurite reduction operon b-type cytochrome iron-sulfur cluster-binding subunit ExtO, yielding MFWTIVLSVLLLLCSETSGTAEASRMIQLEGVHAELACRDCHGSDPALTPRPSSLAVRANGCTGCHQGYDQIFDQAMTTRTAEKKFVEHTFAGVDPDFYVNNCSSCHVSDCLDCHGGGGHGIVSATQEECLACHTGYFVGREYLGWAPREDHPRYQRGPVHLGERALKMRPDIHAELGMECKDCHSMKSLIAGQKAAQTCEECHQPDPGVIEHSIAAHMDKLECYACHSSWAPQEYGNYYLRFGKSNREAEKAFKTPRLKGEYLVRTYLRKQDAPPLGLNERQRYSPIRPEFITYYSDLRGGEYPLVENQLLGAEWKPFFPHTIRTGTVMCDHCHDDRRRYLLENEEDRLYRIDLDGLGLVSFWNQQGQTIRDGSFVSSQQFLRINKKDSAYTKAYVKRWKKLLGQDEKSLKE